In one Bufo gargarizans isolate SCDJY-AF-19 chromosome 11, ASM1485885v1, whole genome shotgun sequence genomic region, the following are encoded:
- the NUBPL gene encoding iron-sulfur protein NUBPL isoform X2 — MSMGFLVEETDPIVWRGLMVMSAIERLLRQVDWGQLDYLVIDMPPGTGDVQLSISQNVPISGAVIVSTPQDIALLDARRGAEMFQKVNVPVLGLVQNMSVFRCPKCEHETHIFGADGARQLAATMGLDILGDIPLHINIRETCDLGKPVVVSDPESSEAKAYVDIAQEIIIRLSN, encoded by the exons ATGTCCATGGGTTTCCTTGTGGAAGAGACTGATCCAATAGTATGGAGAGGGTTGATGGTCATGTCTGCAATTGAGCGATTACTAAGACAG GTAGACTGGGGGCAGTTGGATTACCTGGTTATAGACATGCCACCTGGAACTGGAGATGTGCAGCTGTCAATCTCCCAGAATGTCCCCATCTCAG GGGCTGTGATAGTCTCAACTCCTCAGGATATCGCATTGCTGGATGCTCGCAGGGGGGCTGAAATGTTTCAGAAAGTCAATGTTCCT GTGCTGGGCCTTGTACAGAACATGAGTGTTTTTCGTTGTCCAAAATGTGAACATGAGACCCATATCTTTGGAGCAGATGGGGCAAGGCAACTTGCTGCTACTATGGGACTTGATATTTTAG GTGATATTCCTTTGCATATTAACATTAGAGAAACCTGCGACTTGGGCAAACCAGTAGTTGTGTCTGATCCAGAGAGTAGTGAG GCCAAGGCGTATGTGGATATTGCGCAGGAAATAATAATAAGACTCTCCAACTGA